The following is a genomic window from Rhododendron vialii isolate Sample 1 chromosome 9a, ASM3025357v1.
ccactttcatcaactgtggttatcgccatgtgcggatacctccctcatggttcaaaactaaCCACATAAACTACCCGTGGTTTtaaaaatgtgcggatagaccttctgccgtcatgttttccatccacattaacggaggtgtatctcacacgcctctagaatgtaatctaagtcgttcataatgtattaaataaagaatagtgtatctctgtaaaaaatcatctcgatcaggcatcaataacccttagtaaattcaaatttgaaattttaatttcttaataaaatcgattcgaccatctgcttttcattttttgattgacttgaattttggcatagatgtagtacccgttaaaatttacaatatcaacggtttggatttaatttttggtataggggatggtatgattagatttaaaaaagaagaagaatcaagggacatgATGAGGATATATTGGTCTTTTAATattgtgtccgttaatatggatggaaaacatgacgacAGGGGGTCTATCcgtaaattttcaaaatcacaggtATATTATGTGATCAGTTTTGAACTATGAAAGGGGTATCCACACATGACGATAAccacagggggtcaaagtggactttgcccaaaTAGTTACTCAAGAGTAGTCCAATCCTAATGCTAAAAGGGATTAAATGGAGGAAAAGTTTAAGAGGAACTCAGTTTTCACTCTGCCTTTctcgaaattcattttttctcGGTGTTATGAGGTTAAATTACTGAAATACCCTTTCTATGTTGTCTAGAGCTGCTGTGCacaaataaattaagaaatatAAAGAGGGGTTGTTTTGGAAATTAAATTTAGGACAATCCGAGCAATGGATAGCTCGGATAGGAGCTTGGATTAAATCCTAGCCGTCGGCGTCAAAATAGACGGCCGGATCAGCCGCCCTACAGAATCTTCGGCTCTCAGTTTAAGACTGTGATTCAAACTAACAACTCAGTAACAAGTAGTCGATAACTACTTCGCAGTTTTAGTAGTAAGTTTCAACCTTGATTCTGTTATCATttgccctaaaaaaaaaaagactttggaATTCTGTGTTGCAGGTTATACCTTACCTTGAAGATTGAAGACCACACAAGGGATGCCCTCCTGGATATGACCCAAACCACCAACTTGTGCTATGTGTATTTCTCTAGCTAGAGTTGTATCAGTACTCTAGCTAGTTAGTTCTTGTAGTATCTAAGAAATAAGGTTTTCTGTCATATTCAAAGTTATGCTGTTTCGCATAAATTTGTGTTCTTATGCTGTTTCGCTTGTAAaagggtgttaactccttgattGCCAGTCCTGCAAAATTgaaatacttcctccgtcccgtattattaattatttttgaaggtcgattttacataaaaaaaaaataaagcacttcGTGCATGgttttattaaatttttggaTCTATACgaagatctcaattagatcttTGAACTGATTGCGAAGAACGTCAAAAGATTATATATGCCcagggtaatttttttttttttcaattcaaaaaaacacAACTTCACATAAGAGGATATATTTTTTAAGGAGGCGGCTTTTATGCTTGCCGCGAACTGCACCCCGTGCAGTCTAGTCATTTTTGAACACATTTTGAAGTCACTTCGATGATTCAAACTGTTTCcgttgtagagctcgtcgagtaaaatAGCCACACATGCAAAGTATCAAATTAAGCAGATATCGACTAATATCTAtttcctccgtcccatttttattgtccattattccttttgtctcttttgtgtcTACTACCTATATCTCTCAATCGATAATGTTTTCCATGATTTTGACAACTTTGTATTTTAGaacaaattgaaatctatcaaataagaaccatagtacatattttttgagattcatgtTGGAAGATATAAACGATTAAAAACTGACACGAACATCAAAAAAGAACAAtcaaaatgggacagagggagtaattggTGCACATATATaaagtttggaaaaaaattgagctTTCAAGTTGTAATGTGCCCAGCTTGTTTTCCAGAATATATGTGGACCGATAAGATATTAGTCGGTATCCaattaaatttaaatttcaCTGGGCTAttctactcaacgagctctacgcTGTGAACGATTCGGATCTCGAAGGAACTCGAAAATGGCCGGACTGCATGGTCACGGCTAAACGGCAGAAAAGCCGcctccatttttttattttttatttttaaattcaaaacaacacgaCTCtctgaaaaaaatataaaacatacTATATGATTGGACGAAAAAGGTAATATTTTATGACATGGTGGGATCGTTTGAGTATAAATATTAAACTGAGCAAGAACATAATTCCAATTAAAAAAGAACATATTCGAATTACTGAAACTGATGATTGGTTTAACAATTTTTGTATCGGATTAATCAAACTACAGGAAGTTCTTAACAGATTCTTATTAAACTGTCCAATCTACCGTTTAATATTCACCTTGAATGtataaaaaaaactcacttAATAAATGATCAATGATAAATTCAAGAGATTTGAGATCTGTGAATCCAGAacaaaagtatatatatatttggaggGGTCATTTAAGGGCCAATGACGATGATCATGCTCATTGTATATGTTAGTAAGTTAGATTAATATTAAGGATCGATCGTTGTTCCATCAGCTCGATCGAACCCACGACCACAAGAGGCTATATTAGCagagagaaggagaaaaaaagaagaacaagaggCTATATATTTTAGTATTGTGGTCATTTTTAAACAATTGCTAATGATCAGTGTAACTGTGCACTTCCGATCCACAACTAGAAGGGTGTGTTGTTTTCCTACTGCGAGAGGTGTACTTCGCACATGCACCAAACTACGGGTAAAGTTTTTTTGACAAGATAAATTCTACGTCGACTATTCTATTCTAGGAGGAGGGAATTAAGGAGTTGGTTGTAAGAGTTGAACTCCCGACTTTGTAGACGTAGGAGCTCCAAGCTGGAGAGCGAACTTCCGACTTAGTAACACAGGTAAAGTTAAGTGTGGGCAGTAAAGTATATGTATTCATAAGTCCACACACATTAGTCTTATGTCCTCGATAAGACCGTCCAAACTAGAATACGACGATCCACCTTCGCTAACAGCATTTTTAGCCAATTTCGCCATCAAATCTGTGGATTGCTTGAACTCCTCTCTCATTTCGTCCATCAACTTTCTTACCATCTTCTCAATGATGTGTCGATCACATGTGTCTTTCATGTCCAGTCCAAGTTTCCATATCTCCCCAACAAATCTACTATTGATCTGTTGGTCCCCATGGTAGGGCCAGCAAATCATCGGCACCCCTGCTACAACACTCTCAAGAATTGAATTCCATCCGCTGTGGGTTAAAAATCCACCGATGGCCTGGTGAGCCAAGACGATCTCTTGTGGTGCCCAATCGACGATATATCCTCTTTCCCTTGTACCCTGCAAGAGCTCTGTCAGAATTTGAGTTTCTCCATTTTTTCCTAGCACGGAATTTGGCCGAATGACCCACAAGAATTGCTTCCCACTGTTTATCAGACCATGCCAAAACTCTATCAACTGGTCTTTTGTCACCATCGTAAGACTTCCGAAGCTTACGTACACCACAGATCTTAAGGGCTGCGCGTTGAGCCACGTTATGCAACTCATGTCTTCTTCCCATAAACTATTAGAACAAATTGGCACTTTGAGTCTACTCTTGAGATGCGTCTGGAGCGGTCCGATGGTGTAAATTTTCGGAAATTGAGAGCGCGTGTGAGCAAGTATGGGTCCTTCTAGCTCTTCTAACGTGTTGAGTATCAGACCTTGCGCTCGAGAGGATTTCAACGTTTCATTCACAAACAGCTGGAAGTCAGGGTGAGTCACGTCCCCCACGCGACAGAAACTTGGGAGGTCACGACGTCGCAGGAAACCATCCATGCCGGGAATGCTTGTTACAAGTACATCAAGATTTTTTCCTGCAGTTCGTTTACAAATAAGGGGAAAGAAATAGACAGAGATCAACAACTTATTTTGCATGCCATAGACATCTCTAAGAGAAAAAGCATTTTGAGAAAAGCAACCTTCAAACACAAATTATATAGCAAAAGTTATAAGTATCTATTAGAGTGCACTTTAGACTCACATAGGGTGTTGGGCTTTGGCCTTTTTAGGTGGGCTTCGGTCCTATTGGGTGTTCTcgattggtttcttgccaatcgTAGGATTGAGTCTCGGGTTGAGCAGATGATTGTTCTTTGAATAAGatatttgtttcctttctcCTGTTAGTCTTGTAAccatttcaagattaatgaaatctttttcgcctttcaaaagaaaaaaaagagtgcgCTAAATTGTAGCAAAACTAGACtttcaaaaataactaaaataaccTTATTTGAAGAGTACtgtgagagaatgatttgtcttgtaaaactaaaaataagtacctaaaaaataagaatctaagCAGAACGGAACCGACAACACAATAAAAAATTCTTACTTCAACTGATATGTAAGCTAAAATAACCTTTTCATTGTTGGGACAATGCCTTGGTCATTGAATTCTTGCAATTAGGAGCAAGCATGAGCTGTACTGTACTTTGTATTATCAAACTAAAGAAAAAATTTTATTCTATGTTCCTAGTAAACTGCCATGACATATGCATGCAGCTCTTTAACCAATCAGACCCTCTAAAAAGAGACAGATAGGGTCGGGCCGGTCagccataaatttttttttcctctcatcaATAGATAATAGAGATGGGGTGGGTTCATGGCGTCCGTCATGCTGATTGACGGTGACGCAAACATCTatttttcacttattttactGAATCTTACGAAATGAAATGTAATGGGGAAAGGTTTGTGCCGTTTTTGAGAAGGTTAGGCACCGAGCATTTCTATGTATTGGATAGTTTATTGTTCACGTCACCCAATACGCTTACATTATACATACAGTATATAGTATATAGTATATAGAAGAGTGGGGTCAACTGACTCATGAAAAAGACAATTACAGCTACCATTAGACTTAAATGGTGTGTTTTGTTGATCAATATTTGACCAATCATAAAAATTAATAAGATCTGACCTCAACCATAGAGGGAGTAGTACCGGATCATTTTTCCTGcagcaactctctctctctcggggcGGCGACACCTATGTAACTATGTTTGAGGGGATTCAAGCGACCCCATGCACCCGAAAAATGcactaattttttatatttttttactgatattatttttttttactgatattgatattctaaaaattaaaacagacactccaaaatcagtataatttcaaagccactttcctttatttttttggagtgccaatatcattttcctttttatattGTCGTCATTAAATTGTTCAtgaataataaaagaaaaaaaggttacttaaatttgtgagtatGCAGATAATATaactcaaaaaaacaaaataaataaagcacagtttattttcaatcgtaataaaaaaattcttttatatAAATCTTTgtatacaaaaaattatttatatattttgtcaccactGGACTAAAACCTTGGAGCTGCTAGTTCACAACACGGACTTGGGCTCTTTTGTCAcctctattttctctttgaatTTATGGCAAGAAGCCCTTGTTAATTGCTCCTACTTCATAATCACTTCAACTACGTATTAACTTACAATGAACAATGCTACGGACACATCCCAACCGCATTAGTCTCACATAGGTGTTGGCCCCATCTCAAAATTAAATGTATGAGATCCACATGTATGTGAAAGTGATATGGTTAGGACCGAGTGATAGTTGATGCTTGAGAAACTACATGGTACTACATAAACTGCAAAAGTGCTACTACATACACAACAAtctaaatataatttttcttacATACATGTGGGGTCCACATATACTAGTGCGTGTGGGTCTCATATGCACGTAAGagattgtgtttggattattgtgTTCTTGGCAATATTTTTGCATAAACTGACTGCATTTAACTATAACCTAGGTTTTCTAGATTCTGAATCGGTGAACCCAGAGTAATATAGAGAATATATAATAATTACGAGCAACATAAGTTAAGGcttaatcaaaaaatatatagtcAACGTATGTACCTTTGAAGGGAAGCTCCCCGTTCTCAATGAGTTTGGGGACACAAAAATAGGCCCAGAAGTTGCAAGCACTCGCCGTTCGGAAGCAAAACACCGGGATCCCAATCTCTTCCGCAACATCAATCGTGAAACTCGACAACCCGTCGGCCACGATGCACGTTATCTTCCTCCTACCGGTAGCAGCACTGTCCGCATTCTTTTCTCGGTCGGTTATCAGCAAGTCCGTGAGGAGAGGCTTCGCTATGAGCCCGAAGGACTTGAGCAAGTCCACGATGTTTTCGCCCGAATGGGGGTCGTCCTCGGGCAGCCCGTCGGAGATGGTCTCGAACCTGAACCCGGGGTAGCGGGTGAAATGGGAGTGGACGTTGCTGTGGCGGAGGAGGCGACAGTGGGTGAAATGGGTGACGAGGAAGGTGACGTGGAGGCCGGCGTGGCAGAGGAGCTCGGCGAGCTTGAGCATGGAGTTGACGTGGCTCTGAGCCGGGAATGGGAAGATGAGGacatgaggaggaggaggaggaggaggaggaggagggagtaCTACTTGATGTTCCTCCattacacagagagagagagggagaggagagaggagagagagaggcttcctttctcttttggaTCTGAAACTTTTTAGTTTGGGTTAATGGAAGATTAGAATGTTTAAAGCCAGTTGGTCAATGCTAAGGAATTTAATTAAGGAGAAAGCTTTGGTACACCTGGGTGTACCATAAAAATGTTAGGTACATTTTTTTGTGTATGTTAAGCACAGTAACAACTGAAAGTCTACGCCCACGGCTCTCTTCATTGTTTTCATTCTCACCGTTCTACATTACCGAGATAGATAGTAAGATGTTGAGCGGTTAGCATAGCATCTCTGAACAAATCAATTAAACTTAGAGTGAGCATTGATTTATGTTTCGAAAGTTTTTTCCACAATAAAGTCTGACGTTATTTTCCGGTCTTGTTTCGTGTGCCTTAAAGAtgatttcttttccaaattgAAAAACTTCAAATTTGGACATACAATCTACAcatgacttaaaaaaaaaaaaacccaataagGATTAATGCAGCAATCGAGCTTAACGATATTTAATTTAGAAATCATAAGCCATACCTTTCAAGAATATAGTAATATAAACAATTAAAGATTCAATCAATGCAAACACATGTTTTTGGTGAAGCTACATATagtgcatgttttttttttttccttcagatTTTAAGATTTTGATATTCTAACTTTTCAGAATcagtttggaatgtttgattTCAAAAATTCTAGGATACAAATTCTTACATTTCTACATATTTtgaaatgctaaaaaaaatttaaaaaaattcaaagctgTGTTTGGGTAGCTTTCAAAGCTTTTTGTATTAAATTTTaggttttaagttttaaaaaaattgattttttagctttttgtaGTAAGTAAGCAGTATCAACTTTTACTGCAGTTTAATCAAAATTCTACAACTATAGTAAAAATGTTTATCTTATTatactaaaatctaaaatctagaATTTGCAGCAAAATTTGAAGACAGAATCTAAACATTGTATCTAAAGCTATCGCAAACACGACCGTAGAGATTTAcgacaaaattcaaaataatcactttttttgtgtgtgtgtgagtgtgtgcgtGGTTATTATGCATATTTTGGATTAGCTACATATTTTTTCAGTATTAGTTACGCAATGTTTTTAATAACCCTAATTTTTCTTACCCAAATTTCCTTGGTTGTTGTACCATAAGCTTGTCCATTAATAACTAATATAGTATTTATACTTTAGATTGATACTCCATATATTTACGTAGATTTCATTAATGCTTTTAGTAAGAAGGTTTGGAGATATTGTGCCGTGGACAAAAGGAGCAAGGCACACAAATCATGGATCGTGTGGTTTGGTTGGGGTGTCGACGTTGACCTAGCTAGGCCTAAGCTACTGCTGCCCTGCCCATACTATCTTCTTGGAAGCTACTGTACCCAACTTGGCACGTGTATTTCGTTGCTTCGATTAAGGAGACCATtccaaatgaaaattttggactttcttctttcttttattattatAGATTATTTCACTAACTAATTGGTGTGgatcttttatatatatacaaaaaaaactatgagaagagacaattcgcagataaccacgcagagacaaacgcgtttggtcCCATttcgggtctcaaaaaaatctaaaaaaatatccataaatttttgaatattattttatggggccctgtaaaaaatcagctccagtggatatcggtaagtattactttttgattcgtaaggacgaactgagcagtttcgctcctatgaatcaaaaaataatacttaccgatatccattagagctgattttttacagggccccataaaataatattcaaaaatttatgaatatttttctagatttttttaggacccgaaatggggccaaacgcgtttgtctctgcgtggttctctgcgaattggCTCTGCTGTTAGCAGAGCTCATATATATACAGAGTTCTTTTTAGATCCGGACGCCTTACGGTCCGGACCTCGAATTTTCCtatcgaattttgataatccgagccgctcaaagtgatcagaacgtgattttaagagcactcgcgagaaatcagcaaaaaaaaatgatcgggaagggcttgattcgaacaattttttattgaacggttcagtaaaa
Proteins encoded in this region:
- the LOC131300143 gene encoding 7-deoxyloganetic acid glucosyl transferase-like, with the translated sequence MEEHQVVLPPPPPPPPPPHVLIFPFPAQSHVNSMLKLAELLCHAGLHVTFLVTHFTHCRLLRHSNVHSHFTRYPGFRFETISDGLPEDDPHSGENIVDLLKSFGLIAKPLLTDLLITDREKNADSAATGRRKITCIVADGLSSFTIDVAEEIGIPVFCFRTASACNFWAYFCVPKLIENGELPFKGKNLDVLVTSIPGMDGFLRRRDLPSFCRVGDVTHPDFQLFVNETLKSSRAQGLILNTLEELEGPILAHTRSQFPKIYTIGPLQTHLKSRLKVPICSNSLWEEDMSCITWLNAQPLRSVVYVSFGSLTMVTKDQLIEFWHGLINSGKQFLWVIRPNSVLGKNGETQILTELLQGTRERGYIVDWAPQEIVLAHQAIGGFLTHSGWNSILESVVAGVPMICWPYHGDQQINSRFVGEIWKLGLDMKDTCDRHIIEKMVRKLMDEMREEFKQSTDLMAKLAKNAVSEGGSSYSSLDGLIEDIRLMCVDL